From Candidatus Omnitrophota bacterium, the proteins below share one genomic window:
- the nadA gene encoding quinolinate synthase NadA translates to MLTTDKITPEQLYAKLRNIKLGGTVCNYSFKKCQELTPIINEINELKEAKHAVILAHSYVSPEIIYGVADFVGDSYKLSRDALTSDAKLIVFAAVRFMGETAKILNPQKDVVIPGELDGCTLADAINAEQVRELRKQFPGYTFICYVNTTAEVKAECDVCVTSSNVYKIVQNYPNDKIYFLPDRMMGQNLRDEMAKRGVKKDIQFYNGTCYVHVDYDIDQILKVKLEYPDAKIVSHPECNPGVIQHSDFVGSTEQMLDYMRKTPAGQFLMLTECGLSARLQSEFPTKSLVGSCTMCRYMKSNTLESILRVLKDPRPRDYVSFPEDVRMRALKSLEAMFHYAESR, encoded by the coding sequence ATGTTAACGACCGACAAAATCACACCCGAACAGCTCTACGCAAAGCTCAGGAACATCAAGCTCGGGGGGACCGTCTGCAATTATTCCTTCAAGAAATGCCAGGAACTGACCCCCATCATCAATGAGATCAACGAGCTCAAAGAAGCGAAGCACGCCGTTATCCTGGCCCATTCCTACGTCAGCCCGGAGATCATCTACGGTGTCGCGGACTTCGTGGGGGATTCCTACAAACTGAGCCGCGACGCCTTGACCAGCGACGCCAAACTGATCGTTTTTGCGGCGGTCCGGTTCATGGGCGAAACAGCCAAGATCCTCAATCCGCAAAAGGACGTTGTCATCCCCGGAGAGCTGGACGGCTGCACCCTGGCCGACGCCATCAACGCGGAGCAGGTCCGCGAACTGCGCAAACAATTCCCCGGCTACACCTTTATCTGCTACGTCAACACCACGGCCGAGGTCAAGGCCGAGTGCGACGTCTGCGTGACCTCCAGCAACGTCTACAAGATCGTCCAGAATTATCCCAACGACAAGATCTACTTCCTGCCGGACAGGATGATGGGGCAGAATCTTCGAGACGAGATGGCCAAACGGGGGGTCAAAAAGGACATCCAGTTCTACAACGGCACCTGCTACGTCCACGTGGACTATGACATCGACCAGATCCTCAAGGTCAAACTGGAGTACCCGGACGCCAAGATCGTCAGCCACCCGGAGTGCAACCCCGGAGTTATACAGCATTCCGATTTCGTCGGCAGCACTGAACAGATGCTGGACTATATGAGAAAGACCCCGGCCGGCCAGTTCTTGATGCTCACCGAGTGCGGGCTTTCGGCCCGTCTCCAGTCGGAGTTCCCGACAAAATCGCTGGTCGGCTCCTGCACCATGTGCCGCTACATGAAATCCAACACCCTCGAGTCCATTCTGCGGGTCCTGAAAGACCCCCGGCCGCGCGACTATGTCTCCTTTCCGGAAGACGTGCGAATGCGCGCGCTCAAATCGCTCGAAGCGATGTTCCATTACGCCGAAAGCCGTTAA
- a CDS encoding tetratricopeptide repeat protein, which yields MKNYFLAVIIATLSLSNMCYAAGPNADKLQFNTVVQKHLSEGDKFIDKGNYLAAIDAYKKALAIDPQNGNAYAGLGAVDYFKKDFGKAVENFEKAEEYGVQKNWLEGVYAHHGNSLLELGENDKAIEVFEKLKTEAPQSPFAYQGLTTAYLRSNNMEKFIKNSEKLVELKPDVLSYYGLGQGYLAVKNYDKAKKNLLKAKELAESTSDTTFLQAIDAQLSNIPK from the coding sequence ATGAAAAATTATTTTCTTGCTGTGATCATAGCAACTCTTTCTTTAAGTAATATGTGTTATGCAGCTGGCCCGAATGCAGATAAACTGCAATTTAATACGGTAGTACAAAAGCACCTTTCAGAAGGAGACAAATTCATTGATAAAGGAAATTACTTAGCCGCTATCGATGCTTACAAAAAAGCATTGGCGATAGACCCCCAAAATGGAAACGCTTATGCGGGACTAGGGGCTGTCGATTATTTCAAAAAGGATTTTGGAAAGGCTGTAGAGAATTTTGAAAAGGCAGAAGAATATGGCGTGCAAAAAAATTGGCTTGAAGGAGTTTACGCTCACCATGGCAATTCACTGCTAGAATTGGGTGAAAATGACAAAGCGATTGAAGTTTTTGAAAAGTTAAAAACGGAAGCCCCTCAAAGCCCTTTTGCCTACCAAGGATTAACGACGGCTTATCTCCGTTCTAATAATATGGAAAAATTTATCAAGAATTCCGAGAAGCTGGTTGAATTGAAACCTGATGTGTTAAGCTATTACGGTTTAGGGCAAGGGTATCTGGCTGTAAAAAACTATGATAAGGCGAAAAAAAATCTTTTGAAGGCCAAAGAGCTTGCAGAATCAACTTCTGATACAACCTTTTTGCAAGCTATTGATGCTCAACTTAGCAATATACCAAAATAG
- a CDS encoding DUF748 domain-containing protein → MNILKKILKFSGLTVAGIFLFYLFVSWAVIPLAVPWAIKSQGTKILKTPVKARSASFNPFLWRFTLKGVEVLDSDKQVLAGFDKLQVNVSFLALFKKIYRVEAFLLDGLKVNAALLPDGSINLLALAPQPAAPDAPASPAKAEESTPPAQPAALPLVVIDEIALTNGQVSFTDQSVQPNFKTTLNAIDIRVTGVSTRPDCRVKTTFQAKLDNKGAISSEALIDPFVQPLQMETTFTLDQYAMQVLTPYTGKYTGRELADGNLTLKMDYRIADNKITAGHKLLIQKFTFGNKVESKDALGLPFGLAVALLEDPQGRITITLPVKGDMSDPEFEYMHLVGQVVRNFFVKLVTKPFSFLASVIGAESGTEELGTLKFIPGRAEISDEEKAKLDLLAKGLMERPKLNLEINGTYDPQADWKAIKTEVFNKDYEQLKGETTKAETWIYQQLFQRQFGIRDLWQVNNDVRKEDGTIDEAALNEAIKIKIIDHGQPDKGALEVLAQARAKMIHDALIAAGFDQQRMSLGPVKTAQVSMDLVPLEFTLTVLGEAGEGNPQPEATEQTPENPTKNQ, encoded by the coding sequence ATGAATATCCTGAAAAAAATCCTCAAATTCTCAGGCCTAACTGTGGCCGGCATTTTCCTGTTTTACCTGTTCGTCTCCTGGGCGGTCATCCCCCTGGCCGTGCCCTGGGCGATCAAAAGCCAGGGGACAAAGATACTGAAAACCCCTGTCAAGGCGCGCTCTGCGTCCTTTAACCCGTTCCTGTGGCGGTTCACACTCAAGGGGGTGGAAGTCCTGGATTCCGACAAACAGGTCCTGGCCGGGTTCGATAAACTGCAGGTCAACGTCAGCTTTCTCGCGCTCTTCAAAAAAATATACCGCGTGGAGGCCTTTCTACTTGACGGACTGAAGGTCAACGCGGCGCTTCTGCCGGACGGCTCGATCAACCTCCTGGCGCTCGCGCCCCAGCCAGCGGCGCCCGACGCTCCGGCTTCTCCGGCGAAAGCGGAAGAGTCCACCCCGCCGGCCCAACCGGCCGCGCTTCCACTCGTTGTCATTGACGAGATCGCCCTCACAAACGGACAGGTCAGCTTCACGGACCAAAGCGTTCAGCCCAACTTTAAGACAACCTTGAACGCCATTGACATCCGCGTGACAGGGGTTTCGACCCGCCCGGACTGCCGGGTGAAAACCACGTTCCAGGCCAAGCTCGACAACAAGGGCGCCATTTCCTCCGAGGCGCTGATCGACCCGTTCGTCCAACCCCTACAGATGGAAACGACCTTCACCCTCGACCAATACGCCATGCAGGTCCTGACGCCTTACACCGGGAAATACACCGGCCGCGAGCTCGCGGACGGGAATCTCACGTTAAAAATGGACTACCGAATCGCGGACAACAAGATCACCGCCGGCCACAAACTGCTCATCCAGAAGTTCACCTTTGGGAACAAAGTGGAAAGCAAAGACGCGCTCGGTCTGCCGTTCGGGCTGGCGGTCGCGCTGCTGGAAGACCCCCAGGGCCGCATCACCATTACCCTGCCGGTCAAGGGCGACATGAGTGACCCGGAATTCGAATACATGCACCTGGTGGGGCAGGTGGTGCGCAATTTCTTCGTCAAGCTCGTGACCAAGCCGTTCTCGTTCCTGGCTTCGGTGATCGGCGCCGAAAGCGGCACCGAAGAACTGGGTACGCTGAAATTCATCCCCGGCAGGGCCGAGATTTCCGATGAAGAAAAAGCGAAGTTGGACCTCCTCGCCAAAGGGCTCATGGAGCGCCCGAAGCTGAACCTGGAAATCAACGGCACCTATGACCCGCAGGCCGACTGGAAGGCCATCAAGACGGAAGTCTTCAACAAAGATTACGAGCAATTGAAAGGCGAAACGACCAAGGCCGAAACCTGGATTTACCAGCAGTTGTTCCAGCGCCAGTTCGGCATCCGCGATCTGTGGCAGGTCAACAATGACGTCCGGAAAGAGGACGGCACCATTGATGAGGCCGCGCTCAATGAGGCCATCAAGATCAAGATCATCGACCACGGCCAGCCCGACAAGGGGGCCCTTGAGGTCCTTGCCCAGGCGCGCGCGAAAATGATCCATGACGCGCTCATCGCCGCCGGGTTCGACCAGCAACGGATGTCCCTGGGCCCGGTGAAGACCGCCCAGGTGAGCATGGACCTTGTCCCCCTGGAATTCACGTTGACGGTGCTCGGGGAAGCCGGGGAGGGGAATCCTCAGCCCGAAGCAACCGAACAAACCCCGGAGAATCCAACGAAAAATCAATGA
- the gnd gene encoding decarboxylating 6-phosphogluconate dehydrogenase, which yields MSKTSTCDIPTILVVLGATGDLIKKKIIPSIYHLYDNQRLPSRFCVIGMARRDIQEGDFQTQVRTDLEARLKDIKQEKADEVTRLFTYHQGKFGDLKAFERLKSKLEKIDQTWGVCSNKLFYLAVPPAHFEPIINNMVRVRLNIPCGGKIGWTRLLIEKPFGENTASARKLFGLLGKSFKEEQLYLIDHYLTKDIVQAIMYFRFSNNLFEKSWNNQSIERIDVRLLETLGVEERGAFYDPVGAFRDVGSNHLLQMLAAITMDPSPIPSTAHLRQRRAEIMESLKKWTLPDIRRQTYRAQYDGYRSIPHVAPQSTTETYFKIKTELTHPAWKGVGVTLESGKRCPAPKKEVVVTFKKPSLCVDCEAGKIMHNRVVFSIEPEERISICFWTKKPGFELKLEERTFDFFLHANEKKVQYVEEYAELIFNSLTGNQSTFVSTREVLAQWRCTDPLLSAWGKNLVPLNTYAPDSDEMIRAAAKIGERQSTASMAKNLAIVGLGKMGAGMARRMLDQGWRVVGYNRSPDATRELAKDGLIPAFSLKEMIDNLPGKKIVWLMVPAGKSVDEIISGKDGLVQYLKPGDLIIDGGNSYYKDTVARAKKLAKLGIGFLDCGTSGGPSGARTGACLMIGGKVKDFKSAEPLFHDFALPDGYQFFPGAGAGHFVKMVHNGIEYGMMQAIAEGFTILKKSGYKLDLTRVTEIYNHGSVIQSRLVGWLKDAFVMYGENLDPISGTVAHSGEGTWTVKTARELGVTAKVIEAALQFRHRSEKNPNYTGQLVSALRGQFGHHPVFKNKNPRRPDGRAQHRKA from the coding sequence ATGAGTAAAACATCCACATGTGATATTCCTACCATTCTGGTGGTGCTTGGCGCTACCGGCGATCTTATCAAGAAAAAAATCATTCCTTCGATCTACCATTTGTATGACAACCAGCGGCTGCCAAGCCGTTTTTGCGTGATCGGTATGGCCCGGCGGGACATTCAAGAAGGCGACTTTCAAACGCAGGTGCGGACCGACCTGGAAGCACGGCTTAAGGATATCAAGCAAGAGAAGGCCGACGAGGTTACCCGCCTGTTTACTTATCACCAGGGAAAATTTGGAGACTTGAAGGCTTTTGAACGGCTCAAATCCAAGTTGGAAAAAATAGATCAAACGTGGGGGGTGTGTTCGAACAAATTGTTTTATCTGGCGGTCCCGCCGGCGCACTTTGAGCCGATCATCAACAATATGGTCCGGGTGCGGCTGAACATTCCCTGCGGAGGGAAGATCGGCTGGACAAGACTGTTGATCGAAAAACCATTCGGAGAAAACACGGCCAGCGCCAGAAAACTGTTTGGTCTGCTGGGCAAGTCCTTTAAAGAGGAGCAGCTTTATCTGATCGACCACTATCTGACCAAGGACATCGTCCAGGCGATCATGTATTTTCGTTTTTCCAATAACCTGTTTGAAAAATCCTGGAACAACCAGTCCATCGAGCGCATTGACGTTCGTTTATTAGAGACACTGGGGGTGGAAGAACGAGGCGCGTTCTATGACCCAGTCGGAGCGTTCCGGGATGTCGGCTCGAACCATCTACTGCAAATGCTGGCTGCCATTACCATGGACCCTTCGCCAATCCCTTCGACGGCCCACCTTAGACAGCGGCGGGCGGAAATCATGGAATCATTAAAGAAATGGACCTTGCCGGATATCCGCCGGCAGACGTACCGCGCACAATACGATGGTTACCGGTCGATCCCCCATGTCGCGCCGCAATCCACGACCGAAACCTATTTTAAAATTAAGACTGAACTCACCCATCCGGCCTGGAAAGGAGTTGGGGTCACATTGGAGTCCGGTAAGCGCTGCCCCGCGCCAAAAAAGGAAGTGGTGGTTACTTTCAAAAAACCGAGCCTCTGTGTCGATTGTGAAGCAGGCAAGATCATGCATAACCGCGTTGTTTTCTCAATCGAGCCGGAGGAGCGGATCAGCATTTGCTTTTGGACAAAAAAACCCGGATTCGAACTGAAGCTGGAAGAACGGACTTTTGATTTCTTCCTGCATGCAAACGAAAAGAAGGTCCAGTATGTGGAAGAATATGCCGAATTGATCTTTAATTCTCTGACCGGCAATCAGAGCACGTTTGTCTCAACCCGGGAAGTCCTGGCGCAATGGAGATGCACCGACCCGCTCCTATCGGCCTGGGGAAAAAATCTGGTCCCGCTCAACACCTACGCGCCTGACAGCGATGAGATGATCCGGGCGGCTGCTAAGATTGGAGAAAGACAAAGCACAGCGTCCATGGCCAAAAACCTGGCGATCGTCGGCCTGGGCAAGATGGGCGCCGGCATGGCCCGCCGCATGCTGGATCAGGGCTGGAGGGTCGTGGGGTATAACCGTTCCCCCGATGCGACCCGGGAATTGGCCAAAGACGGACTCATACCCGCCTTCAGTCTTAAAGAAATGATCGATAATCTTCCCGGGAAAAAGATCGTCTGGCTGATGGTGCCCGCCGGAAAATCTGTTGATGAGATCATTTCTGGAAAGGACGGACTTGTTCAATATCTCAAGCCGGGCGACCTGATCATCGATGGGGGGAACTCCTATTACAAAGATACCGTCGCGCGGGCGAAAAAATTGGCGAAGCTGGGTATTGGTTTCCTGGATTGCGGCACCTCCGGCGGTCCCAGCGGAGCCCGGACCGGGGCCTGTCTGATGATCGGCGGCAAAGTTAAGGATTTTAAAAGTGCAGAACCGCTTTTCCACGATTTTGCTCTGCCGGACGGATATCAATTTTTCCCGGGAGCCGGAGCCGGACATTTCGTAAAGATGGTCCATAACGGCATTGAATACGGGATGATGCAGGCCATTGCCGAAGGATTCACAATCTTAAAAAAGTCCGGATACAAACTTGACCTGACCCGCGTGACCGAAATCTACAATCACGGCAGCGTCATTCAGTCGCGGCTGGTCGGGTGGCTGAAGGATGCGTTCGTAATGTACGGCGAAAACCTTGACCCCATTTCCGGCACGGTTGCGCATTCCGGGGAAGGGACCTGGACCGTCAAGACGGCCCGTGAGCTGGGGGTGACGGCCAAAGTGATCGAAGCCGCTTTGCAATTCCGTCACCGCTCCGAGAAAAACCCAAATTACACCGGCCAATTGGTGTCGGCCTTGCGCGGCCAGTTCGGCCATCATCCGGTCTTTAAAAATAAAAATCCAAGAAGACCGGATGGGAGAGCACAACACCGGAAGGCGTAA
- a CDS encoding ferritin-like domain-containing protein produces MSRQQKIIEGLTKSYWAEIETVMNYIAHSVNLDGVRAEEIKKSLTAEVADELLHAQSLAKRIKELGGLTPGSKDFKPGQTTLQPGPDTTDVMRVIKGVIDAETMAVQQYKDLIKLCEGEDYVTQDLCIRSLADEESHKAMFEGFLKEYTKGR; encoded by the coding sequence ATGTCAAGACAACAGAAAATCATCGAGGGATTGACAAAGTCCTACTGGGCGGAAATCGAAACGGTCATGAATTACATCGCCCATTCCGTCAACCTGGACGGGGTCAGGGCGGAGGAAATCAAAAAATCCCTCACGGCCGAAGTCGCTGACGAGCTCCTGCATGCCCAAAGCCTGGCCAAGCGCATCAAGGAACTCGGAGGGCTCACGCCCGGGTCCAAGGATTTCAAGCCCGGCCAGACGACCCTTCAGCCCGGCCCGGACACCACCGACGTGATGCGTGTTATCAAGGGCGTCATTGACGCGGAGACGATGGCCGTCCAGCAGTACAAAGACCTGATCAAACTCTGCGAAGGCGAAGATTACGTCACCCAGGACCTGTGCATCCGCTCGCTGGCAGACGAAGAGTCCCACAAGGCGATGTTTGAGGGATTTTTGAAGGAATATACAAAGGGCAGATGA
- a CDS encoding SRPBCC family protein encodes MTTFKTSREIPATVEQVFAAFSDPARLSRWWGPAGFTNTFSVCELKTGGRWVYVMHGPDGKNYLNESVFEQIEPPRDIVIEHISKPKYRLNITLTPSTKGTAVSWSQVFENAKFAKNIEKFLATANEQNLDRLTAEVAREI; translated from the coding sequence ATGACGACATTCAAAACATCCCGCGAAATCCCGGCAACGGTGGAACAGGTCTTTGCCGCGTTCAGTGATCCGGCGCGTCTGTCTCGGTGGTGGGGGCCGGCCGGCTTCACCAACACCTTCAGCGTTTGCGAACTCAAGACCGGCGGACGGTGGGTCTACGTTATGCACGGGCCGGACGGGAAGAATTATCTGAACGAAAGCGTCTTTGAGCAAATCGAACCGCCGAGGGATATCGTTATCGAGCATATCTCAAAGCCGAAGTATCGCCTGAACATCACCCTGACGCCGTCGACGAAGGGCACGGCCGTTTCCTGGTCGCAGGTGTTCGAGAACGCGAAGTTTGCCAAAAACATAGAGAAATTTCTCGCCACCGCGAATGAGCAGAACCTTGACCGCTTGACAGCCGAAGTCGCGCGGGAAATATAG
- a CDS encoding glycosyltransferase family 2 protein — protein sequence MTTPASQPNHRPDAAPAETQAESCAYGVVLPVYNEEACLRDIVQRVETALKTLGKDYEIILVDDGSSDNTWPIIEHLHTGNQRVKGIRFLRNFGHQTAIFAGLSKCRSRYIAVMDADGQDPPEILPELFKTCAQGYDVVYAVRKNRKEGFLKRFAYRLFYRCFQRIVSFQVPLDSGDFSVFTREVAQFIRALPEKNPFIRGLRSWYGGKQIGVAFERQKRIAGKPKYGFLKLFHLAVTASISFSKFPLKLISGTGICLSLASFLTGLLILAYKILNGIAPWGWTSTTILIIFFGGLNLFVLGIIGEYIGAIYDEVKNRPNYLIGKSIGFDA from the coding sequence ATGACCACACCCGCAAGCCAACCCAACCACAGGCCGGACGCCGCCCCCGCAGAGACGCAGGCCGAATCCTGCGCTTACGGCGTCGTCCTTCCGGTCTATAATGAGGAGGCCTGTCTGCGCGACATCGTTCAGCGGGTTGAAACCGCGCTGAAAACCCTCGGGAAGGATTATGAGATCATCCTGGTGGACGACGGCAGCAGCGATAACACCTGGCCGATCATTGAGCATCTGCACACAGGGAATCAACGCGTCAAGGGGATCCGCTTTTTACGGAATTTCGGCCACCAGACGGCCATTTTTGCCGGCCTCAGTAAATGCCGGAGCCGTTACATCGCCGTCATGGACGCCGACGGCCAGGACCCGCCCGAAATCCTGCCTGAACTTTTCAAGACCTGCGCCCAGGGGTACGACGTTGTTTACGCCGTCCGTAAAAACAGAAAGGAGGGATTCCTCAAAAGATTCGCCTACCGCCTGTTCTACCGCTGTTTTCAACGGATCGTCTCGTTCCAGGTCCCCCTGGATTCCGGGGACTTCAGCGTTTTCACCCGGGAGGTGGCGCAATTCATCCGGGCCCTGCCGGAAAAAAACCCTTTCATCCGCGGCCTGCGAAGCTGGTACGGAGGAAAACAGATCGGCGTGGCATTCGAACGCCAGAAGCGCATCGCCGGGAAACCCAAGTACGGCTTCCTGAAGCTGTTCCACCTGGCCGTCACCGCCTCCATTTCCTTTTCAAAATTCCCGCTGAAGCTGATCTCGGGCACAGGGATATGTCTTTCTCTGGCCAGTTTTCTGACAGGGCTTCTGATCTTGGCTTACAAAATCCTCAACGGCATCGCCCCCTGGGGATGGACATCGACCACAATCCTCATCATCTTTTTCGGAGGGCTGAACCTTTTTGTTCTGGGCATCATCGGGGAATATATCGGCGCTATCTATGATGAAGTCAAAAACAGGCCAAACTACCTGATCGGAAAAAGCATCGGATTTGACGCATGA
- a CDS encoding ankyrin repeat domain-containing protein: MKLRPILIATILGIVCSVSSADIAIYTVKDFRSITPRPAETYQITGFIVDLYECPPCPREAVCATCPWEYIIISDSPHKTKEDDSPDELKILLRRNGTEGLKRWTKMLFTVRNSEWDPNLDLISFKKFSPEDVDDLSIEIKETVCSDDSELFDCKPRIMKAIETGDFDLVKKIVESGVDVNTAYPSYYGKTALMHAVDEGEEKIALYLLEQGADPGVRVPMDPLTEAEAQGLTEAAQKMKKLRGPNTK; the protein is encoded by the coding sequence TTGAAACTTCGCCCCATCCTTATCGCGACAATCCTGGGAATTGTTTGTTCCGTCAGCTCGGCCGATATCGCCATTTATACCGTCAAGGATTTCCGGAGCATCACCCCGCGTCCAGCTGAAACGTACCAGATTACGGGTTTCATAGTCGATCTGTACGAATGCCCCCCGTGCCCACGGGAGGCGGTCTGCGCGACCTGTCCGTGGGAATACATCATTATTTCCGACTCCCCGCACAAGACTAAGGAGGACGACTCGCCGGACGAGCTAAAGATCCTGCTGCGCCGGAACGGGACTGAGGGACTGAAACGGTGGACCAAGATGCTCTTCACGGTCCGAAATTCCGAATGGGATCCGAACCTTGACCTGATAAGTTTTAAGAAATTTTCCCCGGAGGACGTGGACGACCTGTCGATAGAAATCAAGGAAACGGTCTGCAGCGATGACAGCGAGCTTTTCGACTGCAAGCCGCGGATCATGAAGGCGATAGAGACGGGCGACTTCGATCTGGTGAAAAAGATTGTCGAAAGCGGCGTGGACGTCAATACCGCGTATCCCTCCTATTACGGCAAGACCGCCCTCATGCACGCGGTTGACGAGGGTGAAGAGAAAATAGCCCTTTATTTGCTGGAGCAGGGGGCCGACCCCGGCGTCCGTGTTCCTATGGATCCTCTCACCGAGGCCGAAGCCCAGGGTTTAACGGAAGCCGCTCAAAAGATGAAAAAGTTGCGGGGGCCAAATACGAAATAA
- the miaB gene encoding tRNA (N6-isopentenyl adenosine(37)-C2)-methylthiotransferase MiaB produces the protein MNVFVETYGCQMNEYDTELIRAILGKEGFAFIKDELAADVVMLNTCAIRENAHRKVYGRVHEIHHAREGKPVLVGILGCMATNLRKELFENRGLKIDFIAGPDSYKHLPDLIRTAAATGEKPFDLTLSEFETYSDVYPAREKGVNAWIAVMRGCNNFCTFCVVPYTRGRERSRTVENVVGEAARLAAEGFRQITLLGQNVNSYHSEGKDFADLLEAVSRVKGIERIRFTSPHPKDFPDRVLDVVANNPKVCKQIHLPLQAGNNRVLGLMDRTYTKEEFLELAAKIKAKIPGVTLSTDVIAGFPTETDAEFEETLDVLEQIRFHSAFTFKYSERKGTIASRQHPDDVPEAIKTERAVRLTDIQRRITLERNKEHVGRTQPVMIEAIGTAKSGEETQGRTDGNTIVILPGTGYTPGEIIPVRITAATVSVLKGEAATEAACPA, from the coding sequence ATGAACGTTTTTGTGGAAACTTATGGATGTCAAATGAACGAATACGACACGGAGCTGATCCGGGCGATTCTGGGGAAGGAGGGGTTTGCGTTTATCAAGGATGAACTGGCGGCGGATGTGGTGATGTTGAATACTTGCGCGATACGGGAGAATGCGCACCGGAAGGTGTATGGGCGGGTGCATGAGATCCATCACGCGCGGGAGGGGAAGCCGGTTTTGGTCGGGATATTGGGATGCATGGCGACGAATCTGCGGAAGGAACTGTTTGAGAACCGGGGACTGAAGATCGATTTCATCGCGGGGCCGGACAGTTATAAACATCTGCCGGACCTGATCCGCACGGCGGCGGCCACGGGGGAGAAACCGTTTGACCTGACGCTTTCGGAGTTCGAAACATATTCGGACGTTTACCCGGCGCGGGAGAAGGGCGTGAACGCCTGGATCGCGGTCATGCGGGGGTGCAACAATTTCTGCACGTTCTGCGTTGTGCCTTACACGCGGGGGAGGGAGCGCAGCCGGACGGTGGAAAACGTGGTCGGGGAAGCGGCCCGGCTGGCGGCCGAGGGGTTCCGGCAGATCACGCTGTTGGGGCAGAACGTGAACTCCTACCACAGCGAAGGCAAGGATTTTGCCGATCTGCTGGAGGCGGTGAGCCGGGTGAAGGGCATTGAGCGCATCCGTTTCACGTCCCCGCACCCCAAGGACTTTCCGGACCGGGTGCTGGATGTGGTCGCGAATAATCCGAAGGTCTGCAAACAGATCCATCTGCCCCTGCAGGCGGGTAACAACCGCGTTCTGGGGCTGATGGACCGCACCTACACGAAAGAGGAATTTCTCGAACTCGCCGCCAAGATCAAGGCGAAGATCCCGGGCGTGACCCTGTCCACGGACGTTATCGCGGGGTTCCCCACGGAAACCGACGCGGAATTCGAGGAAACCCTCGACGTTCTGGAACAGATCCGGTTCCACTCGGCCTTCACGTTCAAATATTCCGAGCGCAAGGGCACCATCGCCTCGCGCCAACACCCGGACGACGTACCCGAGGCCATCAAAACCGAGCGCGCCGTGCGGTTGACCGACATCCAGAGACGCATCACCCTGGAAAGGAACAAAGAACACGTCGGCCGGACCCAGCCGGTCATGATCGAGGCCATCGGCACCGCCAAGTCGGGGGAGGAGACCCAGGGCCGGACCGACGGCAACACCATCGTGATCCTGCCCGGCACCGGCTACACGCCGGGAGAGATCATCCCTGTCCGCATCACCGCCGCCACCGTCAGCGTGCTCAAGGGGGAGGCCGCGACGGAAGCGGCCTGCCCGGCATAA
- a CDS encoding PDZ domain-containing protein, with protein sequence MKRIFLTAIFFSLIILMPGQAIAQEYPPNYRDIPCPDTGLTLYQTAPEYFAQSWLISRGPRHYAARCHYGDASIVGTWSDDFASKDIICNWEPFKKNLLGDRYGEEERTRPAGKAFWFSYQLDEVAKDIVVVTVLRDGPMDRAGVKVNDRILTIDGLNVSKFTLDELMKLLQSREEVTFKIYDAQKMIYRDLKVKKEFRESDEKAYDLFSPVHFAVVGYSYPIRKGREKEDYEFWHSKALEFLKKFEDQGVVCKDLDVSEKGPVAE encoded by the coding sequence ATGAAGAGGATTTTTTTAACAGCGATCTTCTTTTCCTTGATCATTCTGATGCCCGGGCAGGCCATCGCCCAGGAATACCCGCCCAATTACCGGGACATTCCCTGTCCCGATACCGGTTTAACGCTTTATCAAACCGCGCCGGAATATTTTGCCCAGAGCTGGCTCATTAGCCGCGGTCCCCGCCATTACGCGGCGCGCTGCCATTACGGGGACGCCAGCATAGTCGGCACCTGGTCGGATGATTTCGCAAGCAAAGACATCATTTGTAATTGGGAACCGTTTAAGAAAAATTTGCTGGGTGACCGGTATGGCGAAGAAGAGCGCACCCGCCCTGCTGGCAAAGCGTTCTGGTTCTCTTATCAGCTCGATGAAGTAGCCAAGGACATTGTCGTCGTCACCGTGTTACGGGATGGCCCCATGGACAGGGCCGGGGTCAAGGTCAACGACCGCATTTTGACTATCGACGGACTAAACGTTTCAAAATTCACGCTGGATGAACTTATGAAACTCCTGCAGAGCAGGGAGGAGGTCACCTTCAAAATCTACGACGCGCAAAAGATGATCTACAGAGACCTTAAGGTCAAAAAAGAATTCCGGGAGTCGGATGAAAAAGCGTACGACCTCTTCAGCCCCGTCCATTTCGCCGTGGTCGGCTATTCGTATCCAATCCGCAAAGGCCGGGAGAAAGAAGATTATGAATTCTGGCATTCCAAGGCGCTGGAATTCTTAAAGAAATTCGAGGACCAGGGAGTCGTATGCAAGGACCTCGACGTTTCCGAAAAGGGGCCGGTGGCCGAATGA